A window from Flammeovirgaceae bacterium encodes these proteins:
- a CDS encoding ketoacyl-ACP synthase III, with amino-acid sequence MKYSKIVGLGHYVPDTVISNEYLSNVMDTTDEWITERTGIKQRRWIDPSTDTVANMSAKASRMALDRAGLKETDIDFIVFATITPDYFFPGSGVLLQRELGLDGKIGAIDIRNACSGFIYGLSVADQFIKTGMYQTILVVGAEIQSTALDITTRGRNTAVIFGDGAGAAILQAAGQPGILSTHLHSDGNFAEELYVKDPGSSRPHAERQPEQILDTSSYKVVMNGSQVFKHAVVRFAEVINEALKANNMQKEDIGLLVPHQANLRISQFIQQKMGLPDEKVYNNIMRYGNTTAASIPIAMSEAWAEGKMKENDIICLAAFGSGFTWASALIKW; translated from the coding sequence ATGAAATATTCCAAAATAGTTGGCCTGGGGCATTATGTACCAGATACCGTTATCTCCAATGAGTATTTGTCGAATGTAATGGACACTACCGATGAGTGGATCACGGAGCGCACGGGCATAAAGCAGCGCAGGTGGATAGATCCCTCCACTGACACGGTGGCCAATATGTCGGCCAAGGCAAGCCGCATGGCGCTGGACCGGGCCGGCCTCAAAGAAACGGATATAGATTTCATTGTGTTTGCCACCATTACCCCCGATTATTTTTTCCCAGGCTCGGGGGTGCTGCTCCAGCGGGAATTGGGGCTTGACGGCAAAATTGGGGCGATAGACATACGCAATGCCTGCTCGGGCTTTATCTATGGCCTGTCCGTGGCCGACCAGTTTATCAAAACGGGAATGTACCAAACCATCCTGGTGGTGGGCGCTGAAATCCAATCCACGGCCCTGGACATTACCACACGGGGAAGGAACACGGCCGTGATTTTTGGTGATGGTGCCGGTGCGGCCATCCTGCAAGCCGCAGGCCAGCCCGGTATCCTTTCCACCCACCTCCACTCTGATGGGAATTTTGCCGAAGAACTTTATGTAAAAGACCCGGGAAGCAGCAGGCCCCATGCCGAACGGCAACCGGAACAAATATTGGACACCAGTTCATATAAAGTGGTAATGAACGGAAGCCAGGTATTCAAGCATGCCGTGGTGCGCTTTGCGGAGGTAATCAATGAAGCCCTGAAGGCAAACAACATGCAGAAGGAAGACATTGGCCTGCTGGTGCCGCACCAGGCCAACCTGCGCATCAGCCAGTTCATCCAACAGAAAATGGGGCTGCCTGATGAAAAGGTGTACAACAACATCATGCGTTATGGAAACACCACTGCCGCATCCATTCCCATTGCCATGAGCGAAGCATGGGCTGAAGGGAAAATGAAGGAAAACGATATTATTTGCCTTGCCGCATTTGGCAGCGGGTTCACCTGGGCATCGGCTTTAATCAAATGGTAA
- a CDS encoding RidA family protein, protein MTPEQNFEKLGLTLPPSPDPLGVYKLLLVDEKHAYVSGHGTLKEDGTWIVGKVDEDIDAETAKLAARQVGLAILATLKKYLGSLDHVERVIKVLGMVNCAPRFTRHPFVINGCSELFAQVWGPDNGVGVRSAVGVSSLPEGIPVEIEALFKLK, encoded by the coding sequence ATGACCCCTGAACAAAATTTTGAAAAATTAGGACTTACCCTCCCGCCCTCGCCCGACCCTTTGGGCGTATATAAACTCCTGCTGGTTGACGAAAAACATGCGTACGTTTCGGGGCATGGCACGTTAAAGGAAGATGGGACCTGGATTGTGGGAAAGGTGGACGAAGACATTGATGCGGAGACGGCCAAACTGGCGGCCCGGCAAGTGGGCCTGGCCATTCTGGCCACATTAAAAAAATACCTGGGGAGCCTGGACCACGTAGAGAGGGTGATAAAAGTGCTTGGCATGGTGAACTGCGCGCCAAGGTTTACACGTCACCCCTTTGTGATCAACGGGTGCAGCGAACTTTTTGCCCAGGTTTGGGGACCTGACAATGGCGTGGGCGTGCGCAGCGCAGTGGGGGTAAGCTCCCTGCCCGAAGGCATTCCCGTTGAGATCGAAGCCCTTTTCAAACTGAAATAG
- a CDS encoding S41 family peptidase, giving the protein MRKVLIVCVMVVSGVFALSFAPPADRYFEIAKNLDIFASLFKEVNALYVDEVNPNKLIRTGIDAMLVSLDPYTNFIAEDEVETYRTMNTGQYGGIGAATRVIGNRTLVTMIYEGYPAQKNGLKVGDEVVKMDEVELAKLSIEEANQLMRGQVGTTVRLTVKRVGVPGLIDLEFKREKIKVGNVPYYGIVGAHSGYIKLSDFTPDAGKEVKNAVVSLKEQGAKNIILDLRDNPGGLLFEAVNICNIFIPKGKKVVTTKGKVQNSNVTYETLNNPVDLDIPVAVLINRGSASASEIVAGTLQDYDRAVIIGEKSFGKGLVQIPRQLSYNSQVKITTAKYYTPTGRCIQVLDYSHRREDGSVGAIPDSLKQQFKTTNGRIVYDGGGIDPDIAVNGEEVSSLTKMLYANGFIFDYATLYASQHPSIAPAREFTLTDKEYDGFVTWLKAKPYNYRSPVEVELSAFTEQAKKERYYDELAPQIEQVAEIIKESRKKGLYTFKDQIRMLLEQDIASVYYLEKGVTEVGFKNDADIKKSMEVLNAPEDYKRILNLP; this is encoded by the coding sequence ATGAGGAAGGTATTGATCGTGTGCGTAATGGTTGTGTCTGGGGTATTTGCCCTCTCGTTCGCACCGCCTGCGGACCGCTACTTCGAGATCGCCAAAAACCTGGACATTTTCGCCTCCCTGTTCAAAGAAGTCAACGCCCTGTACGTGGACGAGGTGAACCCCAACAAGCTCATCCGTACCGGCATTGACGCCATGCTTGTTTCCCTGGACCCCTACACCAATTTTATTGCCGAAGACGAGGTGGAAACCTACCGCACGATGAACACCGGGCAATATGGGGGCATCGGGGCGGCCACACGGGTAATAGGAAACCGTACCCTGGTGACCATGATCTACGAAGGCTACCCTGCACAAAAGAACGGACTGAAGGTTGGCGATGAAGTGGTGAAGATGGACGAAGTGGAACTGGCCAAGTTGTCCATTGAGGAGGCCAACCAACTGATGCGCGGGCAAGTGGGCACCACGGTAAGACTGACGGTAAAAAGGGTGGGCGTGCCCGGGCTGATCGATTTGGAGTTCAAAAGGGAAAAAATAAAAGTGGGCAACGTGCCCTATTACGGTATCGTAGGCGCCCATTCGGGCTACATTAAACTATCGGATTTTACGCCCGATGCCGGCAAGGAGGTAAAAAACGCAGTGGTCAGTTTGAAAGAACAAGGTGCAAAGAACATCATATTGGATTTGCGGGACAATCCGGGCGGGCTCCTGTTCGAAGCGGTCAATATCTGCAACATCTTCATCCCCAAAGGAAAGAAAGTGGTGACCACCAAAGGCAAAGTACAAAACAGCAATGTCACATACGAAACCCTTAACAACCCGGTTGACCTGGACATTCCGGTGGCCGTGCTCATTAACCGGGGCAGTGCCTCCGCATCCGAAATCGTTGCCGGCACCTTGCAGGACTATGACAGGGCCGTGATTATTGGGGAAAAATCTTTTGGCAAGGGGCTCGTCCAGATCCCCAGGCAATTGTCGTACAATTCGCAGGTGAAAATCACCACGGCAAAATACTACACCCCGACAGGCCGATGTATCCAGGTGCTGGATTATTCACATCGAAGGGAGGATGGCAGCGTGGGCGCCATTCCCGATTCGCTCAAACAGCAATTCAAAACCACCAACGGAAGGATAGTGTATGATGGCGGGGGCATTGACCCGGATATCGCAGTGAATGGCGAAGAAGTTTCTTCACTGACCAAAATGCTTTATGCCAACGGTTTCATTTTTGATTATGCCACCTTGTATGCCTCCCAGCACCCTTCCATTGCCCCGGCCCGTGAGTTCACATTGACGGACAAGGAATACGATGGGTTCGTCACCTGGTTGAAAGCCAAGCCCTACAACTATCGTTCGCCCGTGGAGGTCGAACTTAGCGCCTTTACGGAGCAAGCCAAAAAAGAGCGGTACTACGATGAACTGGCCCCCCAAATTGAACAAGTGGCCGAAATCATAAAGGAAAGCCGGAAAAAAGGCCTCTACACCTTCAAAGACCAAATCAGGATGCTGCTGGAACAGGACATCGCCTCTGTTTACTACCTGGAAAAGGGCGTGACGGAGGTTGGGTTTAAAAACGATGCCGACATCAAAAAATCAATGGAAGTGCTCAATGCCCCGGAGGATTACAAAAGGATATTGAACCTCCCATAA
- a CDS encoding glutamine synthetase III → MANLRLKALNTLSKRTKVSVEVPSARVSEFFGEDSFGMKQMLGSLAPAVYKRVTEAIKNHEKIDADTADAVASAAKSWAMGKGATHFTHWFQPLTGGTAEKHDSFFDPISGIEKFKGSELVQQEPDASSFPSGGIRSTFEARGYTAWDPTSDMFIYGKTLCIPTVFVSYTGETLDTKSPLLKALKAVDQAAVSVCQFFDKEVTHVVASLGCEQEYFVVDRALYMARPDLVMTGRSVFGHAPARGQQLDDHYFGAIPTRVYKFMKDFETECWKLGIPLRTRHNEVAPSQFEVAPLFEEVNAANDHNQLLMDVMNRVSERHNLKVLFHEKPFAGLNGSGKHNNWSLITNTGVNLFAPASSAKDNLMFLTFFVTAIKAFHEHADLVRASIASAGNDFRLGANEAPPAIMSAFIGKQMTDVLDELEKNGNVKIQKGDNMYMKLGIDQIPEIILDATDRNRTSPFAFTGNKFEFRAVGASDNSATPMTVLNLIMADQLLDFHSAVTREMEKGTEKRLAIVSVLRKYIKESKVIRFEGDGYSEGWVQEAAKRGLNNIKDMPRAIGTYLSKKSIDLFERHNVFNKKEIEARNEIKLEAYIKKVQIEARVMCDLALNHIVPTAISYQNKLITNANGLKDLGIDNSAVVATIKEISSYIDMIKENATKMTDERRRVNKIVDTDKRALAYCDDIKEKYFSKLRRAVDKLELLVDDKDWPLVKYRELLFLR, encoded by the coding sequence ATGGCAAATTTACGTTTAAAAGCCTTGAACACCCTGAGCAAAAGGACAAAGGTATCGGTAGAGGTACCCTCCGCCAGGGTATCCGAGTTTTTTGGGGAAGACTCGTTCGGAATGAAGCAAATGCTTGGCTCCCTGGCCCCCGCGGTTTACAAAAGGGTGACCGAGGCCATCAAAAACCATGAAAAGATAGATGCCGACACGGCCGATGCGGTGGCCTCTGCCGCCAAGAGCTGGGCCATGGGCAAGGGCGCAACCCACTTTACGCACTGGTTTCAGCCACTGACCGGGGGCACTGCCGAGAAGCATGACTCCTTCTTCGACCCTATTTCAGGAATAGAAAAATTTAAGGGCAGCGAGCTGGTGCAGCAGGAGCCGGACGCATCTTCCTTTCCCAGTGGTGGGATAAGGAGCACTTTTGAGGCCCGTGGTTATACGGCCTGGGACCCTACCTCCGACATGTTTATATATGGCAAGACCCTCTGTATACCCACCGTGTTTGTTTCCTACACAGGGGAGACCCTGGACACCAAGTCACCACTTTTGAAGGCGTTGAAGGCCGTGGACCAGGCGGCTGTTTCCGTTTGCCAGTTCTTTGACAAGGAGGTGACCCATGTGGTGGCATCGCTGGGGTGCGAGCAGGAATATTTTGTGGTGGACAGGGCACTCTACATGGCCCGGCCCGACCTTGTGATGACGGGGCGGAGCGTATTTGGCCATGCCCCGGCCAGGGGGCAGCAGTTGGACGACCACTACTTTGGCGCCATCCCCACCCGGGTGTACAAATTCATGAAGGATTTTGAGACCGAATGCTGGAAATTGGGAATTCCCTTGCGTACCCGGCACAACGAGGTGGCCCCCAGCCAATTTGAAGTGGCGCCCTTATTTGAGGAGGTCAACGCGGCCAACGACCACAACCAATTGTTGATGGACGTGATGAACCGTGTGTCCGAGAGGCATAACCTCAAGGTGCTCTTCCATGAGAAGCCCTTTGCCGGATTGAACGGCAGCGGAAAGCACAACAACTGGTCGCTGATAACCAACACCGGGGTGAACCTTTTTGCCCCCGCCAGCAGCGCCAAGGACAACCTTATGTTTTTGACCTTCTTTGTGACGGCCATTAAGGCTTTCCATGAACATGCAGACCTTGTGCGGGCCAGCATTGCATCAGCAGGAAATGATTTCCGGCTAGGCGCCAATGAAGCGCCCCCGGCCATCATGTCGGCATTTATAGGAAAACAAATGACCGATGTGCTGGACGAGTTGGAGAAAAACGGGAACGTTAAAATCCAGAAAGGCGACAATATGTACATGAAGCTGGGGATCGACCAGATCCCAGAGATCATCCTGGACGCAACGGACCGGAACCGTACCTCCCCTTTCGCTTTTACAGGCAACAAGTTTGAGTTTCGCGCGGTGGGCGCAAGCGACAATAGTGCCACGCCCATGACCGTCCTCAACCTCATCATGGCCGACCAGCTCCTGGATTTCCATAGTGCTGTGACCAGGGAAATGGAAAAAGGAACGGAGAAAAGGCTCGCAATTGTAAGCGTATTGAGAAAATACATAAAAGAATCGAAAGTAATACGGTTTGAGGGCGATGGGTACAGTGAGGGGTGGGTGCAGGAAGCCGCAAAAAGGGGGTTGAACAACATCAAGGACATGCCCCGTGCCATCGGGACCTACCTGTCAAAAAAGTCGATCGACTTGTTTGAGCGCCATAATGTGTTCAACAAAAAGGAAATTGAAGCCAGGAACGAGATCAAGCTCGAGGCGTATATCAAGAAAGTGCAAATAGAGGCGCGAGTGATGTGCGACTTGGCCCTCAACCACATTGTGCCCACGGCCATTTCCTATCAAAATAAATTGATCACCAATGCCAACGGGCTGAAAGACCTGGGGATAGACAACTCCGCGGTGGTTGCCACCATTAAGGAAATCAGTTCCTACATTGATATGATCAAGGAAAATGCCACCAAAATGACGGATGAAAGAAGGCGGGTAAACAAGATTGTGGATACCGATAAGAGGGCGCTGGCCTATTGTGACGATATCAAGGAAAAATACTTTAGCAAGCTAAGAAGGGCAGTGGACAAACTGGAGCTCCTGGTCGATGACAAAGACTGGCCTCTGGTGAAATACCGGGAACTGTTGTTTTTACGTTGA
- a CDS encoding DUF2807 domain-containing protein — translation MRRIVWVVFLLVLAHSVWAQNSEVRPVGPFSGIKSAEAVDVYLKKGDKESVRVEVTGASLSDVITEVSGSYLKVHMASGNHRRVDVKVYVTYVALDKIAASSASNVFSEGAIKASNIDISVSSAASVEVNLEAKEVTAEVSSAGDIVLEGRAGALVADASSAGDIDAYRLESESVRARANSAGSVKVTATKALDARASSGGDVRYRGNPMKTNTDSSSGGTVKKSN, via the coding sequence ATGAGAAGGATAGTATGGGTTGTATTTTTACTTGTGCTGGCACATTCGGTGTGGGCACAAAACAGTGAAGTGAGGCCCGTGGGCCCCTTCAGTGGCATCAAGTCCGCAGAGGCGGTGGATGTTTACTTGAAGAAAGGGGACAAGGAGAGCGTAAGGGTTGAAGTGACGGGCGCTTCATTGTCTGATGTGATCACCGAAGTTTCAGGTTCCTACCTCAAGGTGCACATGGCCAGTGGCAACCACCGGAGGGTGGACGTGAAGGTTTATGTCACCTATGTGGCGTTGGATAAAATTGCAGCGAGTTCGGCCTCAAATGTTTTTTCCGAGGGGGCCATTAAGGCCTCGAACATTGATATCAGTGTGAGCAGTGCCGCCTCCGTGGAGGTAAACCTGGAGGCAAAGGAAGTGACGGCCGAAGTTTCCAGTGCCGGGGACATCGTGCTCGAAGGCAGGGCAGGGGCGTTGGTGGCTGACGCCAGCAGTGCGGGGGATATTGATGCCTACAGGCTTGAGAGCGAATCGGTGAGGGCGCGGGCCAACAGTGCGGGTTCGGTGAAAGTGACCGCCACCAAAGCACTGGATGCCAGGGCCTCCAGTGGCGGGGATGTCCGCTATAGGGGTAACCCTATGAAGACCAATACCGACTCCAGTAGCGGGGGCACGGTAAAAAAGTCGAATTAG
- a CDS encoding TerB family tellurite resistance protein: MIKEQLNILINLAASDMTVGEKEAKILHMIGKANGLSKDEIDSMMKAPQPVGDLSAFSEDQKFENLYHLIQLMKADGHVFKSEIHFCEEMAEKLGYKKGVVAELSSRIYSDPTITSDRKLLIERARKFLK; this comes from the coding sequence ATGATTAAAGAACAGCTTAATATTTTAATCAACCTGGCTGCCAGTGACATGACAGTGGGGGAAAAAGAAGCAAAGATCCTTCATATGATTGGCAAGGCAAATGGCCTCTCAAAAGACGAAATAGATAGCATGATGAAAGCGCCACAACCTGTTGGGGACCTTTCCGCCTTTAGTGAAGACCAAAAGTTTGAAAACCTATACCACCTCATCCAACTGATGAAGGCCGATGGCCATGTATTCAAGAGCGAAATACATTTCTGTGAAGAAATGGCCGAAAAACTGGGGTATAAAAAGGGTGTGGTGGCCGAGCTCTCCTCCCGGATTTACAGCGACCCCACCATCACATCGGACCGTAAATTGCTGATAGAGCGGGCGCGCAAATTCCTGAAATAA
- a CDS encoding amidohydrolase gives MKKIIIVLAAWLMFSCGPKKSPADMIISGGTIYTMDEAHPTVEAVAVSSGKIVFAGPAQEAMQYKGDQTQMIDIQGQTMTPGFIESHGHLMGLGYNELNLDLMGTKSWEEIVERVKEAVGKARPGEWIVGRGWHQDKWDKKPEKMVKGFQVHQQLSEVSPDNPVFLGHASGHAGFANAKAMQIAGVNQMSVEKMEKDLGEGGEIIRDELGNPTGLFNERAQSLITRYIPENDEETDAKAFGLAMDACAREGITSFHDAGASRKNIALYKKHRAAGDMKARLYVMVSGSDPGLVYEWIRRGPEVDSAHFLTIRSIKLHCDGALGSRGAWLLEPYSDRPGWYGMPTISMDTVLSVSRAALKAGFQVCSHAIGDRTNREVLDRYEMAFKENPGNAGDHRFRIEHAQHIHPDDIPRFGKLGVIASMQAIHLSSDRPWAIDRLGEKRIVEETYVWQDLMKSGAMIINGTDVPVEPINPIACFYASVTRQTLDGQPEGGYEPKQKMTREQALRSYTLDAAYGAFQEDYLGSIEVGKGADFTIFNQDIMVVPDNELLSTEVAKTIVNGKVVYAKE, from the coding sequence ATGAAAAAAATAATAATAGTATTGGCCGCATGGCTTATGTTCTCTTGCGGCCCCAAAAAATCCCCGGCCGATATGATCATTTCGGGGGGAACGATATACACCATGGACGAGGCACATCCCACCGTGGAGGCAGTGGCGGTTTCATCGGGAAAGATCGTCTTTGCGGGCCCTGCCCAAGAGGCCATGCAATACAAAGGGGACCAAACGCAAATGATCGATATCCAGGGACAAACCATGACCCCTGGTTTTATTGAGTCCCATGGCCATTTAATGGGGCTGGGCTATAACGAGTTGAACCTGGATTTGATGGGCACCAAAAGTTGGGAAGAGATTGTGGAGCGGGTAAAGGAGGCGGTGGGAAAGGCCCGGCCCGGTGAATGGATTGTGGGCAGGGGATGGCACCAGGACAAATGGGACAAAAAGCCGGAAAAAATGGTAAAAGGCTTTCAAGTCCATCAACAACTCAGCGAAGTGTCCCCCGATAACCCGGTGTTCCTGGGGCACGCAAGCGGGCATGCCGGGTTTGCCAATGCCAAAGCCATGCAGATAGCCGGGGTGAACCAGATGTCGGTGGAGAAAATGGAAAAGGACCTGGGCGAAGGAGGGGAAATCATACGCGATGAGTTGGGAAACCCTACCGGCCTGTTCAATGAAAGGGCGCAGTCACTGATTACCCGCTACATTCCTGAAAATGATGAGGAAACGGACGCCAAGGCATTTGGGTTGGCGATGGACGCTTGCGCCAGGGAGGGCATTACCAGCTTCCACGATGCTGGCGCTTCCAGGAAAAACATAGCCTTGTACAAAAAGCACAGGGCAGCCGGGGACATGAAGGCCCGCCTGTACGTAATGGTCAGTGGCAGCGACCCGGGTTTGGTTTATGAATGGATACGCAGGGGCCCCGAGGTGGACAGCGCCCACTTCCTGACCATCCGCTCCATCAAGCTCCATTGTGATGGTGCGCTGGGATCGCGCGGGGCCTGGCTGCTGGAGCCCTATTCGGACCGGCCTGGATGGTATGGGATGCCCACCATCTCCATGGACACCGTGCTTAGCGTTTCCAGGGCGGCCCTGAAGGCAGGGTTTCAGGTGTGCTCCCATGCCATAGGGGACAGGACAAACCGGGAGGTCCTCGACCGTTATGAGATGGCCTTCAAGGAAAACCCCGGCAACGCCGGGGACCACCGCTTCAGGATAGAGCACGCGCAGCATATCCATCCCGATGACATTCCCAGGTTTGGTAAGCTGGGGGTGATTGCCTCCATGCAGGCCATCCACCTGTCATCGGACCGGCCCTGGGCCATCGACCGCTTGGGCGAAAAGCGCATAGTGGAGGAGACCTACGTTTGGCAGGACCTGATGAAGTCGGGGGCCATGATCATCAACGGCACGGATGTCCCCGTTGAGCCCATCAACCCCATCGCCTGCTTTTATGCCTCCGTCACCCGGCAGACGCTGGATGGCCAGCCGGAAGGTGGGTATGAGCCCAAACAAAAAATGACCCGGGAGCAAGCCCTGAGGTCCTACACCCTGGATGCGGCCTACGGTGCCTTCCAGGAAGACTACCTGGGTTCCATTGAAGTGGGCAAAGGGGCTGACTTTACCATTTTCAACCAGGATATAATGGTGGTGCCGGACAATGAATTGTTGTCAACGGAAGTGGCCAAGACCATTGTAAATGGCAAGGTGGTGTATGCAAAAGAATAA
- a CDS encoding CapA family protein yields MGGKGWAPIVLLVLSAHFAPGQDTTKVSLLFVGDVMQHDSQIRAAFDPVTNAYDYGNCFQYIKPIVRTADIAFANLEVTLAGPPYKGYPQFSAPDELAAELKRSGFDVLVTANNHSLDRGRKGLERTLDVLDTLGILHTGTFKDYASRAEAYPLVMEKNGFAISLLNYTYGTNGIPVSKPNIVNTIDTAQIKADLTRAKEQGTDAVIVFMHWGTEYQDAPNRAQREVAELCLENGAMLVIGSHPHVLQPMEWDKAKNTLVAYSLGNFVSGQQSRHRDGGAMLWVELEKQTAADSTSAVAIKSASYELEWVYRNNEVPKKYFVLPVKEFEDDTLQVASEAARQMLRVFVEDSRKLYQKNKGVPESSRVPLETSYYRIWLAQSKDSIAVPGHFPVLDFYGVEVGQANDTLFCLTTGKIHDREIAKRALEEIKSTTPFTGAKIVWYYWDKRREETISR; encoded by the coding sequence ATGGGGGGTAAGGGTTGGGCACCGATTGTTTTGCTGGTGTTAAGTGCACATTTTGCGCCAGGCCAGGACACCACCAAAGTTTCGCTGCTATTTGTGGGGGATGTCATGCAGCATGATTCCCAGATCAGGGCGGCATTTGACCCAGTAACCAACGCCTATGACTATGGCAACTGCTTTCAATATATAAAGCCAATTGTCCGGACTGCCGACATCGCCTTTGCCAATCTGGAAGTGACGCTTGCAGGGCCACCTTATAAAGGTTACCCGCAATTCAGTGCCCCAGACGAATTGGCCGCTGAGCTGAAACGCTCAGGATTTGACGTACTGGTGACGGCCAACAACCACAGTTTGGACCGTGGAAGGAAGGGGCTGGAACGGACCCTCGATGTGCTGGACACCTTGGGGATACTCCATACCGGAACGTTCAAGGATTACGCTTCAAGGGCGGAGGCGTACCCATTGGTGATGGAAAAGAACGGTTTTGCCATATCGTTGCTCAATTACACCTATGGCACAAATGGCATACCGGTGTCGAAGCCAAATATTGTCAATACCATTGACACGGCACAAATCAAGGCTGATTTGACAAGGGCGAAGGAACAAGGCACCGATGCGGTCATTGTGTTCATGCATTGGGGAACGGAGTACCAGGATGCCCCCAACCGGGCCCAGCGTGAGGTGGCGGAATTGTGCCTTGAAAATGGGGCCATGCTGGTCATTGGCTCGCACCCCCATGTGCTGCAACCCATGGAATGGGACAAAGCAAAGAACACATTGGTTGCCTATTCCCTCGGCAATTTTGTTTCCGGCCAGCAGTCCCGGCACCGGGATGGCGGGGCCATGCTTTGGGTGGAATTGGAAAAACAAACGGCTGCGGACTCCACTTCGGCAGTGGCCATTAAAAGTGCTTCCTACGAATTGGAGTGGGTGTACCGGAACAACGAGGTGCCTAAAAAATATTTTGTACTTCCGGTAAAGGAATTTGAGGACGACACGCTGCAAGTGGCAAGCGAGGCCGCACGTCAGATGTTACGTGTTTTTGTGGAAGATTCACGAAAGTTGTACCAAAAGAACAAGGGAGTGCCCGAGTCATCCCGTGTGCCGCTGGAGACCAGTTATTACAGGATATGGCTTGCCCAATCCAAGGACTCCATTGCTGTTCCAGGCCATTTTCCGGTCCTTGACTTTTACGGTGTGGAAGTAGGACAGGCAAATGATACTTTGTTTTGCTTGACAACGGGTAAAATCCATGACAGGGAAATAGCCAAACGGGCACTGGAGGAAATAAAATCCACCACGCCATTTACCGGTGCAAAGATCGTATGGTATTACTGGGACAAAAGGAGGGAAGAAACTATTTCCCGGTAA
- the pdeM gene encoding ligase-associated DNA damage response endonuclease PdeM, whose product MVAGEVFKIKEATLRLLPQKAVLVPDDRVLLIADLHLGKANHFRRSGIAVPHAVNDRNMELLVELINTHRPERVVFLGDLFHSAYNEGWEAMGQVARHFSGIQFQLVRGNHDIMSKLQYERCGLQVAEQLKMGPFLLTHEPLEVVPGGYYNLAGHLHPGVRLTSKGKQSITLPCFFFGEDGAVLPAFGAFTGYVRLKVSRRDHVFVIADKQIMKINGG is encoded by the coding sequence GTGGTAGCAGGCGAAGTGTTTAAAATAAAGGAGGCCACCCTTCGGTTATTGCCCCAGAAGGCAGTTTTGGTACCTGACGATCGGGTTTTGCTCATTGCCGATTTGCACCTGGGCAAAGCCAACCATTTCAGGAGGTCGGGCATTGCCGTCCCCCATGCGGTCAATGACCGGAACATGGAATTGCTGGTGGAGCTTATCAACACGCACCGCCCCGAAAGGGTGGTTTTCCTGGGGGACCTTTTTCACAGCGCCTATAATGAAGGGTGGGAGGCCATGGGCCAGGTGGCCAGGCACTTTTCCGGCATACAATTCCAATTGGTCCGGGGCAACCATGACATAATGAGCAAACTGCAATATGAAAGGTGTGGCCTGCAAGTGGCCGAGCAGTTAAAAATGGGGCCTTTTTTGCTTACCCATGAACCGTTGGAGGTGGTGCCCGGGGGCTATTATAACCTGGCCGGGCACCTCCATCCGGGCGTGCGGCTGACCAGCAAAGGGAAGCAGTCCATAACGCTGCCTTGCTTTTTTTTTGGGGAAGATGGGGCGGTGCTTCCCGCATTTGGCGCCTTTACGGGTTATGTTCGCCTTAAGGTATCCCGGAGGGACCACGTGTTTGTGATTGCCGATAAACAAATAATGAAAATCAATGGGGGGTAA